One Burkholderia sp. WP9 genomic window, GATGAGGTAGCTGCCGGCGCAACGCTCCAGCAGGAACGCGAAGTCTTCGCTGCCGGTGAGCGGCTGCATATCGGCGATCAGGCCGCCTTCGCCGAGCCAGTCGAGCGCGACTTGCCGCGCAAGACCGGTCATTGCCACGTCGTTGACGAGAACCGGATAGCGGCGCTGATAGTCCACATGCGCCTGCGCGCCGAACACGGCCGCCTGGCCGCACGCCACCGCCGTGATGCGCTCCTGCAAGTAATCACGTACCTCGGGTTTCAACGCGCGCACCGAAAGACGCATCTCGGCCGTCTCCGGAATCACGTTCGGCGCTTCGCCCGCGTGAATCGCGCCGACGGTAATGATCGCCATATCGAGCGGCGCGATGTTGCGCGAGACGATGGACTGCAACGCGAGCACGATTTGCGCGCACACCACCACCGGATCGACCGCCTTATGCGGCACCGCGCCATGACCGCCGCGCCCGGTCACCTTGATGATCACCGTATCCGACGAAGCCATGAAAGACCCGGGCAGGAAGCCGAACTTGCCCGTCGGGAAACCCGGCATGTTGTGCATCGCAAACACGGCGTCGCACGGAAATTTGTCGAACAGGCCGTCTTCGAGCATTTTTTTCGCGCCGGCGAGGCCTTCTTCAGCGGGCTGGAAAATCAGATTCAACGTACCGTCGAAGCACTTTTCCTGAGCCAGATGTTTGGCCGCCGCGAGCAGCATGGCCGTGTGACCGTCATGGCCGCATGCGTGCATCTTGCCGGGCACCTTGCTCGCGTACGGCAGGCCGGTGGTCTCGTGAATCGGCAGCGCATCCATGTCGGCGCG contains:
- a CDS encoding M20 aminoacylase family protein is translated as MNTMAIPAGIAELEDEMIALRRRIHAQPELAYEEFATGDLVAERLQDWGYTVHRGLGQTGVVGQLKVGAGTRKLGLRADMDALPIHETTGLPYASKVPGKMHACGHDGHTAMLLAAAKHLAQEKCFDGTLNLIFQPAEEGLAGAKKMLEDGLFDKFPCDAVFAMHNMPGFPTGKFGFLPGSFMASSDTVIIKVTGRGGHGAVPHKAVDPVVVCAQIVLALQSIVSRNIAPLDMAIITVGAIHAGEAPNVIPETAEMRLSVRALKPEVRDYLQERITAVACGQAAVFGAQAHVDYQRRYPVLVNDVAMTGLARQVALDWLGEGGLIADMQPLTGSEDFAFLLERCAGSYLIIGNGDGEGGCMVHNPGYDFNDDCLATGAAYWVRLAQAFLV